From a region of the Paenibacillus sp. FSL R10-2734 genome:
- a CDS encoding glycosyl hydrolase family 18 protein, whose protein sequence is MKISTRTRRSKSARYIAALLSAIILLPFYTSAGGSSQVALAAGTTPAAPAPAADHPRKIVAYFPEWGDQENKGFYTVDKIPWGKITHINYAFAKVNTQTNKIELMDRTAAIEKDYPDQLTNLPYKGHFNQLVKYKQLYPDVRTLISVGGWSGSGGFYNMANSEAGREAFANSVVDFLRTYQFNGVDIDWEYPSGTGQSGNPNDFGVAEPLRTVNYNNYVLLMKKLREKLDQAGAQDNQKYDLTIAATASSWILGGMKLGEANQYLDWANLMTYDFHGAWNGYVGPHSALYPDSRDTETVALGTPVLNTDWAVRYYLGTLPPEKIVIGVPYYSRGWKNVNGGINNTGLYGTAPTTGGGADGVYGIWNDPAPEQPAGANPIWHVLNLLKDPANKRFFDPVTKTPYLYNADKRVFLTYEDKESLGYKLDYIKQKGLGGMMFWELTGDYSEKSDGTYTYGNSLTDFAYDQLKSASLPGGLPKPQLPAPTNFSLSFSGAYDHPNYTYSLKITNNTGADIPGGWKLEFDLPTTTTLTSAWGAGTVEQISTAWDFNRYRITGTASQAIANGATLEIPGMMKLNFSGGPQRITLNGSSSQQEYDKLYGGITPTPTPTATPSASPTATPTTTPSVTPTATIAPTPTPTVAPTPTATATPTPTPTVAPTPTATATPTPTPTVAPTPTATATPTSTPTVTPSPGISVWAAGVAYKVGDKVSYNGITYTCLQPHTSLLGWEPTATPALWKLN, encoded by the coding sequence ATGAAGATAAGTACACGCACTAGGCGTAGTAAGTCCGCACGCTACATTGCGGCCTTACTGAGCGCCATCATTCTGCTTCCGTTTTACACAAGTGCAGGTGGATCGTCACAAGTGGCCTTAGCAGCAGGAACAACGCCAGCTGCTCCCGCTCCGGCTGCAGATCATCCTCGTAAGATTGTTGCTTACTTCCCTGAGTGGGGAGATCAGGAGAATAAAGGATTTTATACCGTCGACAAAATACCGTGGGGTAAGATCACTCACATTAACTATGCATTCGCCAAGGTAAACACTCAAACGAATAAGATTGAATTGATGGACCGTACAGCAGCCATCGAAAAAGATTACCCTGACCAGCTGACCAATTTACCGTATAAAGGACATTTTAACCAGCTCGTAAAATATAAGCAGCTATATCCCGATGTCCGCACCCTGATTTCGGTTGGTGGCTGGTCGGGGTCTGGTGGCTTTTATAACATGGCCAATTCGGAGGCTGGCCGCGAGGCGTTTGCGAATAGCGTCGTGGATTTTCTACGTACCTACCAGTTCAACGGTGTGGACATTGATTGGGAGTACCCATCCGGTACTGGCCAGTCAGGTAACCCGAATGACTTCGGTGTGGCTGAGCCGCTGCGCACAGTGAACTACAATAACTATGTTCTTCTCATGAAAAAGCTCCGCGAAAAGCTAGATCAGGCTGGCGCACAGGACAATCAGAAATATGACCTAACCATAGCCGCAACTGCCTCCTCCTGGATTCTAGGTGGGATGAAGCTAGGGGAAGCTAACCAGTATTTAGACTGGGCGAACCTCATGACCTATGATTTCCACGGCGCGTGGAACGGATATGTAGGGCCGCATTCCGCCCTGTACCCGGATTCTCGCGATACCGAAACAGTAGCGCTAGGCACTCCGGTTCTGAATACTGACTGGGCCGTTCGATACTATTTAGGAACGCTCCCTCCGGAAAAAATCGTCATCGGAGTTCCTTATTACTCACGAGGCTGGAAGAATGTGAATGGAGGAATCAACAACACAGGTCTTTACGGTACAGCTCCTACAACCGGAGGTGGAGCCGACGGCGTATACGGAATCTGGAATGATCCTGCACCAGAGCAGCCGGCTGGCGCAAATCCAATCTGGCATGTGCTGAATCTGCTCAAAGATCCAGCTAATAAGCGTTTCTTCGATCCTGTTACCAAAACCCCATACTTGTACAACGCAGATAAGAGGGTTTTTCTTACGTATGAAGACAAGGAATCTCTCGGCTACAAACTGGACTATATCAAGCAAAAAGGCTTAGGAGGGATGATGTTCTGGGAATTGACAGGCGACTACTCTGAAAAAAGTGATGGCACCTATACGTATGGCAACTCGTTGACCGATTTTGCCTACGACCAGCTTAAGTCAGCCTCTCTGCCAGGTGGACTTCCAAAGCCACAACTACCTGCGCCTACGAACTTCAGTCTTAGCTTCAGTGGTGCTTACGATCATCCGAATTACACTTACTCCCTGAAAATAACCAATAACACAGGCGCGGATATTCCCGGTGGCTGGAAGCTAGAATTCGATCTACCGACTACAACAACCCTGACCTCTGCATGGGGAGCTGGTACAGTAGAGCAAATCTCTACGGCATGGGACTTTAACCGCTATCGTATTACCGGGACGGCATCCCAAGCCATTGCAAACGGAGCCACACTAGAAATTCCGGGCATGATGAAGCTGAATTTCTCGGGCGGCCCGCAGCGAATTACGCTGAACGGAAGCTCCTCCCAGCAGGAATACGACAAGCTGTATGGAGGCATCACGCCAACGCCTACTCCTACAGCAACGCCATCTGCGTCACCAACGGCAACACCGACAACCACACCGTCCGTTACGCCGACAGCAACCATAGCACCTACTCCAACACCAACTGTTGCACCAACGCCAACTGCAACTGCGACACCTACTCCAACACCAACCGTTGCACCAACGCCGACTGCAACTGCGACACCTACTCCAACACCAACCGTTGCACCAACGCCGACTGCAACCGCGACACCCACTTCAACGCCAACCGTAACGCCGAGTCCGGGTATATCGGTCTGGGCAGCGGGAGTTGCATACAAAGTAGGTGATAAGGTTAGCTACAATGGTATAACGTATACATGTCTACAGCCCCATACTTCACTTCTGGGCTGGGAACCGACAGCAACCCCCGCACTCTGGAAGCTGAACTAA
- a CDS encoding glycosyl hydrolase family 18 protein — protein sequence MIFMKKSSRKTFAIAMIAALVLTLFSALGSSAKTANAAQDYKLVGYYASWAAYGRAYNVTDIDPTKMNVINYAFADICWNGIHGNPDPTGPNPVTWSCQNEQAQTINVPNGTIVLGDPWIDTGKSFGDDKWDDPIKGNLKQLWKLKEKNPNLKTLISVGGWTWSNRFSDVAATAVTREVFANSAVDFIRKYKMDGVDLDWEYPVSGGLAGNNYRPEDKENYILLLQKIREKLNAAGQTDGKTYLLTIASGAGPTYVSNNNLADIASIVDWINIMTYDFNGSWNKTTGHNAPLYYDPAASASGLTEPQNFNIDNAVTSYLANGVPANKLVLGMGFYGRGWGGAPAAGNGQYQLSSGISSTGTWEKGSYDFYDLEANYINKNGYTRYWNDTSKVPYLYNPTNQTYISYDDVESFGHKISYLKSKGLAGAMFWETSGDRNKTLTNKLNADLGGGVVQPTPTPTVTPTPTPTPTATPSPTVTPSATPTPVVTPTPTATPGQCAAVWSQTAIYTGGQQVSYNGSVYEAKWWTQGDRPDLSGATGVWKFISVCGTATATPTPTATVAPTPTVAPTATPTPTATVAPTPTATPTPTATVAPTPTATVAPTATPTPTATVAPTPEVSSWAAGITYKTGDIVSYNAKTYTCLQPHTSLQGWEPATTPALWKLS from the coding sequence ATGATATTCATGAAAAAAAGTTCACGCAAAACCTTTGCGATCGCGATGATCGCTGCGCTTGTTCTTACACTTTTTTCAGCCCTGGGTAGTAGTGCCAAAACGGCCAACGCCGCACAGGATTATAAACTCGTTGGTTATTACGCTTCTTGGGCTGCTTACGGGCGGGCTTACAATGTAACAGATATCGATCCTACCAAAATGAATGTCATTAACTACGCCTTCGCAGATATTTGTTGGAATGGCATTCACGGCAATCCCGACCCTACTGGCCCGAATCCGGTAACCTGGAGCTGTCAAAATGAGCAGGCACAGACCATTAACGTTCCGAACGGCACGATTGTGCTGGGTGACCCGTGGATTGACACCGGAAAGAGCTTCGGGGATGACAAATGGGATGACCCCATCAAAGGTAACCTGAAGCAGCTGTGGAAGCTGAAAGAAAAGAACCCGAACCTGAAAACGTTAATCTCCGTTGGGGGCTGGACCTGGTCGAATCGTTTCTCGGATGTGGCGGCCACGGCCGTAACCCGTGAGGTTTTTGCCAACTCTGCGGTAGACTTCATTCGTAAATATAAAATGGACGGAGTCGATCTCGACTGGGAGTACCCTGTCAGCGGTGGGCTTGCAGGCAACAACTATCGTCCCGAAGACAAGGAGAACTATATCCTTCTGTTGCAAAAAATCCGTGAGAAGCTAAATGCTGCTGGCCAGACCGACGGCAAAACCTACCTGCTGACCATCGCTTCCGGTGCAGGCCCGACGTACGTCAGCAACAATAATCTTGCAGATATTGCTTCCATTGTTGATTGGATCAATATTATGACCTATGACTTCAATGGAAGCTGGAATAAGACCACAGGTCACAATGCTCCTTTGTACTATGATCCTGCCGCCTCTGCATCAGGCCTGACCGAACCGCAAAACTTCAACATCGACAACGCGGTAACTAGCTATTTAGCCAATGGCGTACCTGCGAACAAGTTAGTTCTTGGTATGGGATTTTATGGCCGTGGTTGGGGAGGCGCTCCTGCAGCAGGAAATGGCCAATACCAATTGTCCTCTGGTATTTCATCCACGGGTACATGGGAGAAGGGGAGCTACGATTTCTACGACCTCGAAGCTAATTACATTAACAAAAACGGTTATACCCGTTATTGGAATGACACATCAAAAGTGCCTTATCTCTATAATCCAACGAACCAAACTTATATCAGCTATGACGACGTAGAATCCTTTGGCCATAAGATCAGTTATCTCAAATCAAAGGGCCTTGCTGGCGCTATGTTCTGGGAGACCAGTGGTGACCGGAACAAAACACTGACCAACAAACTAAACGCCGATCTTGGCGGCGGAGTGGTGCAGCCAACACCGACTCCGACGGTAACGCCAACGCCAACTCCGACTCCGACTGCAACACCGTCGCCGACAGTAACTCCATCGGCAACACCTACACCAGTGGTAACTCCAACGCCGACGGCTACTCCGGGACAATGTGCAGCGGTATGGAGCCAGACAGCCATATATACTGGCGGCCAGCAAGTTTCTTACAACGGCTCAGTCTATGAAGCCAAATGGTGGACACAAGGCGACCGTCCTGACCTTAGCGGTGCTACCGGAGTCTGGAAGTTCATCAGCGTGTGCGGAACAGCAACAGCAACTCCGACGCCAACGGCAACCGTGGCACCAACTCCAACTGTAGCACCAACTGCAACTCCTACACCAACCGCAACAGTAGCACCGACTCCGACGGCAACTCCGACGCCAACTGCAACTGTAGCACCGACTCCAACTGCAACAGTTGCCCCGACGGCAACTCCGACGCCAACTGCAACTGTAGCACCAACTCCTGAGGTTTCTAGCTGGGCAGCAGGAATCACGTACAAAACGGGTGATATCGTTAGCTACAACGCCAAAACGTATACTTGCCTCCAGCCCCATACTTCACTACAAGGCTGGGAACCGGCGACAACGCCCGCTCTTTGGAAGTTGAGTTAA
- a CDS encoding XTP/dITP diphosphatase codes for MKSDGGILIVATKNKGKVREFEHAFAPLGLTVKSMYDYPDLPDVVEDGATFAENAFKKSKAVGDALGIPVLADDSGLCVDALDGKPGVYSARYAGEDAGDEENNLKLLSELEKLKQGEDTGQPLLSTARFVCTLSLYDPSSGRDLTAEGTVEGWITSEPAGGGGFGYDPLFYLAEYEKTMAELTLEEKQRISHRGTALRLLTEKLAAADDLNS; via the coding sequence AAAGTACGCGAATTCGAGCATGCTTTTGCCCCGCTGGGGCTGACAGTAAAAAGTATGTACGATTATCCGGATCTGCCCGATGTGGTAGAGGACGGAGCCACTTTTGCCGAGAACGCCTTTAAAAAATCCAAAGCGGTAGGCGACGCTCTAGGAATCCCGGTACTAGCAGATGATTCGGGTCTTTGTGTAGATGCTTTGGATGGCAAACCGGGTGTATACTCTGCACGTTATGCAGGGGAAGATGCGGGAGATGAAGAGAACAATCTAAAGCTGCTTAGCGAGCTTGAGAAGCTGAAACAGGGCGAGGATACCGGACAGCCTTTGCTAAGTACAGCCCGATTTGTTTGTACATTATCCTTATACGATCCAAGTTCGGGACGTGATCTAACCGCTGAAGGTACGGTGGAAGGCTGGATCACATCCGAACCTGCTGGTGGTGGAGGGTTTGGCTACGATCCGTTGTTTTACTTGGCAGAATATGAAAAGACAATGGCCGAGCTAACGCTGGAAGAGAAGCAGCGAATCAGCCACCGGGGAACTGCACTGCGCTTGCTGACGGAGAAGCTGGCAGCTGCAGATGACTTGAATTCCTAA